The proteins below come from a single Arthrobacter crystallopoietes genomic window:
- a CDS encoding pyridoxamine 5'-phosphate oxidase family protein, whose protein sequence is MMFEHDNPILELTDDQSWKLLKNTSHGRIVLTAAGETDIFPINYMVHDAVLLMRSAPGTKLAEITINENVVFETDGITSEEAWSVVVKGTARVLQSGEEIAEAESLGLKTWIPTMKDFYIEVKPERISGRHFILGDQPERF, encoded by the coding sequence ATGATGTTCGAACACGACAACCCGATCCTTGAACTCACCGATGACCAGTCCTGGAAGTTGCTGAAAAATACCAGCCATGGCCGGATCGTCCTGACAGCAGCCGGCGAGACGGATATTTTCCCAATCAATTACATGGTGCACGATGCGGTCCTGCTCATGCGCAGCGCACCCGGCACCAAGCTCGCCGAAATCACCATCAACGAGAACGTGGTGTTCGAAACGGACGGTATCACCAGTGAAGAGGCATGGAGCGTCGTCGTGAAGGGAACGGCCCGGGTCCTGCAGTCCGGAGAGGAAATCGCCGAAGCCGAGAGCTTGGGCTTGAAAACCTGGATTCCCACAATGAAGGACTTCTACATCGAGGTGAAGCCGGAACGCATCAGCGGACGACACTTCATCCTGGGCGATCAGCCCGAGCGGTTCTAA
- a CDS encoding VOC family protein, which translates to MEYSARVVSSVLFVSQLERSVNFYCDVFGCEQAIREEGAALLLASGGFQVYLIERGTGAAHHVTGIGPHLLMWATDSMEGLEYFEKLLKEMSDHTYTHSAGGVTFVEARDPDGIRVVIAHPDPEQLPRSILDLRLYL; encoded by the coding sequence ATGGAGTACTCGGCGAGGGTTGTTTCATCAGTTCTGTTCGTATCCCAACTTGAGCGGTCAGTGAACTTCTACTGTGACGTGTTCGGTTGCGAGCAGGCCATCCGGGAAGAAGGCGCAGCCCTTCTTCTGGCCTCCGGAGGATTTCAGGTGTACTTGATTGAGCGAGGCACAGGGGCCGCACATCACGTGACGGGCATCGGGCCCCATCTGCTGATGTGGGCGACCGACAGCATGGAGGGGCTGGAGTATTTCGAGAAGCTACTGAAAGAAATGAGCGATCACACCTACACACATTCAGCAGGCGGCGTGACTTTCGTTGAAGCGCGAGACCCGGACGGTATCCGAGTTGTCATCGCTCACCCCGATCCCGAACAATTGCCTCGTTCCATCCTGGACCTGCGCCTCTACCTCTGA
- a CDS encoding DUF1540 domain-containing protein, producing the protein MTTAVRSCATTACSFNNNDGCNAVAITIAGVESQASCGTFVQLDARRPLTADPGRVGACHRLECSYNTDLMCTAEGIEVSDTATCTTYTVA; encoded by the coding sequence ATGACCACTGCCGTGCGTTCCTGCGCTACCACCGCCTGCTCCTTCAACAACAATGATGGCTGCAACGCTGTGGCCATCACGATCGCCGGGGTCGAGTCCCAGGCCTCCTGTGGCACCTTCGTACAGCTGGATGCCCGCCGGCCCCTTACCGCTGACCCAGGCCGTGTGGGTGCGTGCCATCGTCTGGAATGTTCCTACAACACCGACCTAATGTGCACGGCTGAGGGTATCGAGGTCAGTGACACCGCCACCTGCACCACCTACACGGTCGCCTGA
- a CDS encoding LLM class flavin-dependent oxidoreductase produces MKNIGFLSFGHWTDHPESGTRTASDALLQAIDLAVAAEELGADGAYFRVHHFAQQYASPFPLLAAIGARTSRIEIGTGVIDMRYENPLYMAEDAGAADLISRGRLQLGISRGSPEQVIDGWRHFGFVPAEGESDADMGRRHTERLLEVLTGEGFAAPNPRPMFPNPPGLLRVEPYAEGLRDRIWWGSGSNATAIWAAKLGMNLQSSTLKDDESGKPFHVQQVEQIELYRQAWKEAGHEREPRVSVSRSIFALTDERDWQYFGRDRHSSDQVGNIDEKTRAVFGRSYAGPPDELAAKLAEDEAIATADTLLLTIPNQLGVDYNVHVIQSLLEHVAPQLGWR; encoded by the coding sequence GTGAAGAACATCGGATTTCTGTCTTTCGGCCACTGGACCGACCACCCGGAGTCCGGCACGCGTACCGCGTCGGATGCACTGTTGCAGGCAATCGACCTCGCGGTCGCGGCCGAGGAGCTGGGGGCGGACGGCGCCTACTTCCGCGTCCACCACTTCGCGCAGCAATACGCGTCCCCGTTCCCTTTGCTCGCTGCGATAGGGGCGCGGACCAGCCGTATCGAGATCGGTACCGGCGTGATCGACATGCGCTACGAAAATCCGCTCTACATGGCGGAGGACGCCGGTGCGGCCGACCTGATCTCGCGTGGCCGACTGCAGCTGGGCATTAGCAGGGGTTCACCCGAGCAGGTGATCGATGGGTGGCGCCACTTCGGCTTCGTCCCGGCCGAGGGCGAGTCGGACGCGGACATGGGCCGCAGGCACACCGAGCGTTTGCTCGAGGTGCTTACTGGCGAGGGTTTCGCGGCGCCGAATCCTCGCCCGATGTTCCCGAACCCTCCGGGCCTGCTGCGCGTGGAGCCGTACGCGGAGGGCCTGCGCGATCGCATCTGGTGGGGTTCCGGCTCGAACGCCACGGCCATCTGGGCTGCGAAGCTCGGCATGAACCTGCAGAGCTCCACGCTCAAGGACGACGAGAGCGGTAAACCGTTCCATGTCCAGCAGGTCGAGCAGATCGAGCTCTACCGGCAGGCCTGGAAGGAAGCCGGGCACGAGCGGGAGCCGCGCGTCTCGGTTAGCCGCAGCATCTTCGCACTGACGGACGAGCGCGACTGGCAATACTTCGGCCGCGACCGCCACAGCTCCGACCAGGTGGGCAACATTGACGAGAAAACACGTGCGGTCTTTGGCCGCTCCTACGCGGGTCCCCCGGACGAGCTGGCCGCGAAGCTGGCCGAGGATGAGGCGATCGCCACGGCAGACACACTGCTGCTCACGATCCCGAACCAGCTCGGCGTCGATTACAACGTCCACGTCATCCAGTCGCTCCTGGAGCATGTGGCGCCGCAGCTCGGCTGGCGCTGA
- the katG gene encoding catalase/peroxidase HPI, with amino-acid sequence MTDRQDHPPIPTPGSAQGLDRKVEGGCPVAPDSVTSHGSESENPAIDSPQPKAHRPRTVADWWPNQLDLSVLHAHNQAGNPLGPAFSYREEFQKLDVEALKQDIIQVLTTSQDWWPADFGHYGGLMIRLSWHAAGTYRVHDGRGGAGDGSQRFAPLNSWPDNANLDKARRLLWPVKQKYGQKLSWADLLVLAGNVALESMGFKTFGFAFGREDVWEPEEIFWGPEDTWLGDERYIGEGQMSEEVGSTEMGLIYVNPEGPMGNPDPKLAATFIRETFKRMAMNDEETFALIAGGHTFGKTHGAAEADAHVGPEPEAANLETQGLGWLSTYGTGKGGDTITSGLEVTWTDRPTQWSNRFLEILFEHEWELVKSPAGANQWVAKDAPEIIPDAHDPEKKHRPTMLTTDLSLRFDPIYEKIGRRFLENPDEFALVFAKAWYKLLHRDMGPVGPHMFGPWVPEPQLWQDPVPTVDHELIGEQDISSLKAQLLDALSVPQLVSTAWASASTFRKTDKRGGANGARVRLEPQRSWELNQPDQLASALQSLEDVQQHFNSTQTGGKKVSLADLIVLGGCAAVEKAARDAGFDVTVPFRPGRTDASQEQTDVESIQYLQPRADGFRNYIRPGEKLQPETLLVDKAYLLDLSAPEMTALIGGMRALGANVDGTAHGVLTDRPQVLTNDFFVNLLSPDTRWKASEAEENVYEISDVATGEVKWTATPVDLVFGSNSQLRALAEVYAGDDAREKFVNDFVAAWVRVMELDRFDLH; translated from the coding sequence ATGACCGATCGCCAGGACCATCCCCCGATCCCCACCCCGGGAAGCGCCCAGGGCCTGGACCGCAAGGTTGAGGGTGGGTGCCCGGTCGCCCCTGACAGCGTGACCTCGCATGGCAGCGAGAGTGAGAACCCGGCGATCGACTCGCCGCAGCCCAAGGCGCACCGGCCGCGGACCGTCGCGGACTGGTGGCCGAACCAGCTCGACCTCTCCGTGCTGCACGCCCATAACCAGGCAGGCAATCCGCTCGGCCCCGCGTTCAGCTACCGGGAGGAGTTCCAAAAGCTCGACGTCGAGGCGCTCAAGCAGGACATCATCCAGGTCCTGACCACTTCCCAGGACTGGTGGCCTGCGGACTTCGGCCACTACGGCGGCCTAATGATCCGGCTGAGCTGGCACGCTGCCGGCACCTACCGCGTCCACGACGGACGCGGTGGCGCGGGGGACGGCAGCCAGCGGTTCGCGCCGCTGAACAGCTGGCCCGACAACGCCAACCTCGACAAAGCCCGGCGGCTGCTATGGCCGGTGAAACAGAAGTATGGCCAAAAGCTCTCCTGGGCCGACCTGCTAGTCCTCGCAGGCAACGTCGCCCTCGAATCGATGGGCTTCAAGACCTTCGGATTCGCCTTCGGCCGCGAGGATGTGTGGGAACCCGAGGAGATCTTCTGGGGGCCGGAGGACACGTGGCTGGGCGATGAACGCTACATCGGCGAAGGCCAGATGTCGGAGGAAGTCGGCTCCACCGAGATGGGCCTGATCTACGTCAACCCCGAGGGTCCCATGGGCAACCCTGATCCCAAGCTCGCGGCGACGTTTATCCGCGAGACCTTCAAGCGCATGGCGATGAACGATGAGGAGACCTTCGCGCTCATCGCCGGTGGCCACACCTTCGGCAAGACCCACGGCGCAGCCGAGGCTGACGCACACGTGGGCCCCGAGCCCGAGGCCGCAAACCTCGAAACCCAGGGCTTGGGTTGGCTCAGCACCTACGGGACGGGCAAAGGTGGCGACACGATTACCTCCGGGCTTGAGGTCACCTGGACGGACCGGCCTACCCAGTGGAGTAACCGCTTCCTGGAGATCCTGTTCGAGCACGAGTGGGAGCTGGTCAAGAGCCCCGCAGGCGCCAACCAATGGGTGGCCAAGGACGCCCCGGAGATCATCCCGGACGCCCACGACCCGGAGAAGAAGCACCGGCCCACGATGCTCACCACGGATCTGTCGCTGCGCTTCGACCCGATCTACGAAAAGATCGGGCGCCGGTTCCTGGAGAACCCGGACGAGTTCGCGCTGGTGTTCGCGAAGGCCTGGTACAAGCTGCTCCACCGCGACATGGGTCCGGTGGGCCCGCACATGTTCGGACCATGGGTCCCCGAACCGCAGCTGTGGCAGGACCCTGTCCCCACGGTGGACCACGAACTGATCGGCGAGCAGGACATCTCCTCGCTCAAGGCCCAGCTCCTGGATGCCCTGTCCGTCCCGCAGCTTGTCAGCACCGCCTGGGCGTCGGCCTCCACCTTCCGCAAGACCGACAAACGAGGTGGCGCCAACGGAGCCCGCGTCCGGCTGGAGCCCCAACGCAGCTGGGAGCTCAACCAGCCCGATCAGCTGGCCAGCGCCCTGCAGTCGCTCGAGGACGTGCAGCAGCATTTCAATTCCACTCAGACCGGCGGCAAGAAAGTGTCGCTGGCAGACCTGATCGTCCTCGGCGGCTGCGCAGCGGTGGAGAAGGCAGCCCGCGACGCCGGCTTCGACGTCACGGTCCCCTTCCGCCCCGGCCGCACCGACGCCTCGCAGGAGCAGACCGACGTCGAGTCGATCCAGTACCTGCAGCCGCGGGCGGACGGATTCCGCAACTACATCCGTCCGGGCGAGAAACTCCAGCCGGAGACCCTTCTGGTCGACAAGGCGTACCTGCTGGACCTCTCCGCGCCGGAAATGACAGCGCTCATCGGTGGCATGCGCGCCCTCGGCGCCAACGTGGACGGCACTGCCCACGGCGTCCTCACCGACAGGCCCCAGGTCCTGACCAACGACTTCTTCGTCAACCTCCTCTCTCCAGATACCCGGTGGAAGGCGTCGGAGGCCGAGGAGAACGTCTACGAGATCAGCGACGTTGCCACCGGCGAGGTGAAGTGGACCGCCACACCGGTCGACCTGGTCTTTGGCTCCAACTCCCAACTCCGCGCGTTGGCCGAGGTCTACGCGGGCGACGACGCCAGAGAGAAGTTCGTCAACGATTTCGTGGCAGCCTGGGTGAGGGTCATGGAGCTAGACCGCTTCGACCTGCACTGA
- a CDS encoding DUF418 domain-containing protein, translating to MNNAVPHDAAPDARLASSRVIELDALRAFALLGILCVNIWFFADPYVMTGNSNPDFQSAQDVAMRFAVSVFFEAKFYILFSFLFGYSFVLQWASAASAGQSEVPRTLRRAAGLVIIGLFHGLFLFHGDILLTYGLVGLVLLGTRMISARAAAVTAGVLVGTMGLVILLLGLLTAAMEPTLGESDLQTVPPAFDLAGSPVTVLAHNISLYPMTMIDALFLQGPIALGAFYAGLSCAKNRVIERGLSRRTLMMLVGIALPIGLVAALLQGYLVDYVGGMGLQVVAFGISTLTGPMLTAGYVGLLLLLFRTRPGHALRNALAPAGQLALSNYLGQSVLMLLLFTGFGLTLTNQVPPLGVLGIAALIFLAQLLLSFWWVRKFRYGPMEALLRGATYWRKPTLGSAPKYSSR from the coding sequence ATGAACAATGCAGTCCCCCACGACGCCGCTCCGGATGCCCGGCTTGCTTCCTCACGTGTCATTGAACTGGATGCCCTGAGAGCCTTCGCACTGCTGGGCATTCTCTGCGTCAATATCTGGTTCTTTGCGGATCCTTATGTCATGACGGGCAATTCCAATCCCGATTTCCAGTCTGCCCAGGATGTGGCGATGAGATTTGCAGTCAGTGTTTTCTTCGAAGCGAAGTTTTACATCCTGTTCTCTTTCCTCTTCGGTTACAGCTTTGTCCTCCAGTGGGCTTCCGCGGCATCCGCCGGACAGTCCGAGGTACCCCGCACGTTGCGCCGTGCTGCCGGCCTTGTGATCATCGGCCTCTTCCACGGGCTGTTCCTGTTCCACGGTGACATCCTGTTGACGTACGGACTCGTCGGCCTCGTCCTGCTGGGCACCCGCATGATCTCCGCCCGGGCCGCCGCTGTTACAGCCGGCGTCCTCGTCGGAACCATGGGTCTGGTCATTCTGCTGCTGGGGCTGCTGACGGCAGCGATGGAGCCGACACTCGGCGAGTCCGACCTCCAAACGGTGCCACCGGCGTTCGACCTCGCCGGAAGCCCGGTAACGGTCCTGGCCCACAACATCTCGCTATACCCGATGACGATGATCGACGCCCTGTTCCTGCAGGGCCCGATAGCGCTCGGTGCGTTCTACGCCGGCCTGTCATGTGCCAAGAACCGGGTCATTGAGCGGGGCCTCTCGCGCCGTACTCTGATGATGCTGGTCGGCATTGCCCTCCCGATCGGACTGGTTGCGGCACTGCTGCAGGGGTACCTCGTCGATTACGTAGGCGGGATGGGCCTGCAGGTGGTCGCATTCGGAATCTCAACCCTGACCGGACCTATGCTGACCGCGGGCTACGTAGGTCTGCTGCTCCTGCTGTTCCGCACCCGGCCGGGCCATGCGCTGCGCAACGCGCTGGCGCCAGCGGGACAGTTGGCCCTCTCCAACTACCTCGGCCAGTCCGTCCTGATGCTTCTGCTGTTCACGGGCTTCGGCCTAACCCTGACCAACCAGGTGCCGCCGCTCGGCGTGCTCGGCATTGCCGCACTGATCTTCCTGGCGCAGCTGTTGCTCAGCTTCTGGTGGGTCAGGAAGTTCCGCTACGGCCCGATGGAGGCCCTGCTGCGGGGCGCAACCTACTGGCGGAAACCGACGTTGGGTTCCGCGCCTAAATATTCCAGCCGGTAA
- a CDS encoding histidine phosphatase family protein: protein MTEAADAHDFPKLWLVRHGETEWSKNHRYTGLTDLELTDNGVQQAVAAGRKLSGIIFSSVLTSPLKRAQRTAELAGFPDAEVVPYAHEWDYGDYEGQRSVDIRKKDPSYLIWTHGVVRGETLQQVSDRADHVIAKVLDTPDAAPFSGSGPAPAAPLTQRNVLLVAHGHFLRVLAARWLQLEPIEGRRFVLETAAVCNLGWDKKTPAVTGWNI, encoded by the coding sequence ATGACCGAAGCTGCTGATGCCCATGACTTCCCTAAACTGTGGCTGGTGCGCCACGGTGAGACCGAATGGTCCAAAAACCATCGGTACACGGGACTGACGGACCTGGAACTGACTGACAATGGCGTACAGCAGGCCGTCGCCGCGGGACGCAAATTGTCAGGCATCATCTTTTCTTCAGTACTGACATCACCTTTGAAGCGGGCCCAAAGGACCGCCGAGCTGGCTGGCTTCCCCGACGCCGAGGTGGTCCCGTATGCCCATGAGTGGGACTACGGCGACTATGAAGGCCAGCGCAGCGTCGACATCCGCAAGAAGGATCCTTCCTACCTGATCTGGACGCACGGAGTGGTGCGCGGGGAGACATTGCAGCAGGTTTCGGACCGGGCCGACCACGTCATAGCCAAAGTACTGGACACTCCTGATGCTGCCCCGTTTTCCGGTAGTGGACCTGCTCCCGCGGCACCTTTGACGCAAAGGAACGTGCTGCTAGTGGCACACGGACATTTCCTACGGGTCCTCGCGGCACGCTGGCTCCAACTGGAGCCGATCGAGGGCCGGCGCTTTGTCCTGGAGACGGCCGCAGTGTGCAATCTTGGTTGGGACAAGAAGACGCCCGCGGTTACCGGCTGGAATATTTAG
- a CDS encoding CCA tRNA nucleotidyltransferase, whose amino-acid sequence MVHLFGSASNPETSALPLPEVVVELGQLFVDAGHELSLVGGPVRDLFLGRVSPDLDFTTDADPDATIAVIRKWCDNFWEIGRAFGTIGLRKGEHTIEITTYRAEAYDPDSRKPVVAFGKSLEDDLFRRDFTMNAMALRLPSLELVDPYGGVKDLHAGVVRTPGEPSASFTDDPLRMMRAARFASQLNVTVADEVAAAMTDMAERIEIISAERVRDELTKLINGKDPRTGIDLLVDTGLADYVLPEVSALKLEIDEHHRHKDVYQHSLTVLSQACELETDDDGAVPAPDFVLRFAALMHDVGKPATRRFEPSGAVSFRHHEVVGAKLVAKRMKKLRFDNDTIKAVARLVELHMRFYGYGEAGWTDSAVRRYVNDAGPLLERLHRLTRSDVTTRNRRKAERLAFAYDDLEQRIANLQEQEQMNAVRPDLDGQQIMALLGIRPGPVVGRAYKFLLEERLENGPQEREIAEQKLRSWWAEQPEAAGDSTKTPDTTDAASSKGLS is encoded by the coding sequence ATGGTTCACCTTTTTGGCTCGGCAAGTAATCCCGAGACGTCCGCTCTGCCGTTGCCCGAAGTTGTTGTCGAACTGGGTCAGCTTTTCGTTGACGCCGGGCACGAGCTCTCCCTGGTGGGCGGGCCGGTGCGGGATCTTTTTCTGGGCCGCGTGTCGCCGGACCTGGACTTCACCACCGATGCGGATCCGGACGCCACCATCGCCGTCATCCGCAAGTGGTGCGACAACTTCTGGGAAATCGGCCGGGCCTTCGGCACTATCGGCCTGCGCAAGGGCGAGCACACCATCGAGATCACCACGTACCGCGCCGAGGCGTACGATCCTGATTCCCGCAAACCGGTGGTTGCCTTCGGCAAGTCGCTCGAGGACGATCTTTTCCGCCGTGACTTCACCATGAACGCCATGGCGCTGCGCCTGCCGTCGCTGGAACTGGTCGATCCCTACGGCGGCGTCAAGGATCTGCACGCAGGGGTGGTGCGCACGCCCGGTGAGCCCTCGGCGTCGTTCACCGATGATCCGCTGCGCATGATGCGCGCGGCCCGCTTCGCCTCCCAGCTCAACGTCACGGTCGCGGACGAGGTGGCCGCGGCGATGACGGACATGGCTGAGCGGATCGAGATCATTTCGGCAGAACGGGTGCGCGACGAGCTGACCAAGCTGATCAACGGCAAGGACCCGCGGACCGGCATCGATCTGCTCGTGGATACCGGGCTGGCCGACTATGTGCTGCCCGAGGTTTCGGCGCTGAAGCTGGAGATCGACGAGCACCACCGGCACAAGGACGTCTACCAGCACTCGCTGACCGTGTTGTCGCAGGCGTGCGAACTGGAAACCGACGACGACGGCGCGGTGCCGGCCCCGGACTTCGTCCTGCGGTTTGCTGCCCTCATGCACGACGTCGGCAAACCGGCTACGCGCCGGTTCGAACCTTCGGGCGCGGTCAGTTTCCGCCACCACGAAGTAGTCGGCGCCAAGCTGGTGGCCAAGCGGATGAAGAAGCTGCGCTTCGACAACGACACAATCAAGGCCGTGGCGCGCCTGGTGGAACTGCATATGCGCTTCTATGGTTACGGCGAGGCCGGCTGGACCGATTCGGCCGTGCGCCGCTACGTCAACGATGCCGGCCCCCTGCTGGAACGGCTGCACCGGCTGACCCGGTCGGATGTCACCACCCGGAACCGCCGCAAGGCGGAGCGGCTGGCGTTCGCCTACGACGATCTGGAACAGCGCATTGCGAACCTGCAGGAACAGGAACAAATGAATGCCGTCCGCCCGGACCTGGATGGGCAGCAGATCATGGCCTTGCTGGGGATCAGGCCTGGCCCGGTGGTTGGCCGCGCCTATAAGTTCCTGCTGGAGGAGCGGCTGGAGAATGGACCGCAGGAGCGGGAGATTGCGGAACAGAAGTTACGGAGCTGGTGGGCGGAGCAGCCCGAGGCTGCCGGCGACAGTACCAAAACTCCTGATACCACTGATGCTGCTTCCTCTAAGGGTCTGTCATGA
- a CDS encoding NUDIX hydrolase, with protein sequence MAHPVPSAPKRTPLTASVGSAAPGHHSLPTVEEVSAGGVVVDTSTKEFRVAIIARFNRGGRLEWCLPKGHPEGEETNAEAAIREIEEETGIQGDVLATLGSIDYWFTVSGHRVHKTVHHFLLKATGGELTIENDPDHEAVDVAWIPLADLGRKLSFPNERRIVDLAREVLPEYL encoded by the coding sequence ATGGCACATCCGGTCCCGAGCGCTCCGAAGCGCACTCCACTGACAGCGTCAGTGGGCAGTGCCGCGCCCGGACACCATTCCCTGCCCACCGTGGAGGAAGTTTCAGCCGGCGGAGTCGTGGTGGACACTTCCACCAAGGAATTCCGCGTTGCCATCATTGCCCGCTTCAACCGCGGCGGCCGGCTCGAGTGGTGCCTGCCCAAGGGCCACCCCGAAGGCGAAGAGACAAACGCCGAGGCAGCGATCCGCGAGATCGAGGAAGAAACCGGCATCCAGGGCGACGTGCTGGCCACGCTCGGCAGCATCGACTACTGGTTCACGGTCAGCGGCCACCGCGTGCACAAAACAGTCCACCACTTCCTGCTCAAGGCCACCGGCGGCGAGCTGACCATCGAGAACGATCCGGACCACGAGGCCGTGGACGTCGCGTGGATCCCGCTGGCGGACTTGGGCCGGAAGCTGTCCTTCCCGAATGAGCGCCGGATCGTGGACCTGGCGCGCGAAGTGCTGCCCGAGTACCTCTGA